One stretch of Saccharomonospora xinjiangensis XJ-54 DNA includes these proteins:
- a CDS encoding MOSC domain-containing protein translates to MARIAALVHYPVKGCAGVEITEGLLSDAGLGHDRTFMVVDSDGGFLSQRKDPRLALVRPAIIGAMADLGDVGAATEVEDIPRLTLAAPGIEPFSLAVDPSGETGVPMAVRLHGLSFSGLDQGDEVAGWLSTVLSRPCRLVRVPPDHDRLTGGETPGTSGFADSSAVLAVSLQSLAELNSRLEARGATPVPVNRFRPNIVIDGWHGPHVEDDMRRFEVGQAELGFTNVAIRCAVTTVDQATGERKGPEPLRTLADYRRIAGGVIFGAKFSVTRAGKISVGDEVRVTRWAEDGAPSGE, encoded by the coding sequence GTGGCGAGAATCGCGGCCCTGGTCCACTACCCGGTCAAGGGGTGCGCCGGGGTCGAGATCACCGAGGGTCTTCTGTCGGATGCCGGGCTGGGCCACGACCGCACGTTCATGGTCGTGGACTCCGACGGCGGGTTCCTCAGCCAGCGCAAGGATCCACGGCTGGCGCTGGTGCGGCCGGCCATCATCGGCGCGATGGCCGATCTCGGCGACGTCGGTGCTGCGACCGAGGTGGAGGACATCCCGCGCCTGACATTGGCGGCTCCCGGGATCGAGCCGTTCTCTCTCGCTGTTGACCCCTCGGGCGAGACGGGCGTGCCGATGGCCGTGCGGCTGCACGGGTTGTCCTTCTCCGGTCTCGATCAGGGCGACGAGGTCGCAGGCTGGCTGAGTACGGTCCTGAGCCGTCCGTGCCGGTTGGTGCGGGTCCCACCGGATCACGACCGCCTCACAGGCGGGGAAACGCCTGGCACGTCGGGATTCGCCGACAGCAGCGCGGTTCTGGCCGTGTCGCTTCAGAGCCTGGCGGAGCTGAACTCCAGGCTGGAGGCGCGGGGTGCCACGCCGGTGCCGGTGAACCGGTTCCGGCCCAACATCGTCATCGATGGCTGGCACGGGCCGCATGTCGAGGACGACATGAGGCGGTTCGAGGTCGGTCAGGCCGAGCTCGGGTTCACCAATGTAGCCATCCGGTGTGCCGTGACCACGGTCGATCAGGCCACGGGCGAGCGCAAGGGCCCCGAGCCGCTGCGCACGCTGGCGGACTACCGGCGGATCGCGGGCGGTGTCATCTTCGGGGCCAAGTTCTCGGTGACGCGCGCCGGTAAAATCTCTGTCGGCGACGAGGTGCGTGTGACCCGCTGGGCCGAGGACGGCGCCCCTTCCGGCGAGTGA
- the prcA gene encoding proteasome subunit alpha: protein MTMPLYASPEQLMRERSELARKGIARGRSVVVLKYRGGVLFVAENPSPTLHKVSEIYDRIGFAAVGRYSEFESLRRGGIRHVDLQGYMYDRRDVSARALANVYAQTLSTIFTEQLKPFEVEICVAQVGANSEEDELYRLTYDGSIVMDEPKYVVMGGQTDAINAKLKDTFSDGMELNAALAVAVEALRAPAGSSASGGSGGGGDLEPGKLEVAVLDRERPGRKFRRITGTALEALMPGSGQDGDSASGAAEASEQPGPADSSPSGDATS, encoded by the coding sequence GTGACGATGCCGCTGTACGCCTCACCAGAGCAGTTGATGCGCGAGCGTTCGGAGCTCGCTCGTAAGGGCATCGCGCGGGGACGCAGTGTCGTCGTGCTCAAGTACCGGGGCGGCGTGCTGTTCGTGGCCGAGAACCCGTCGCCGACGTTGCACAAGGTGTCGGAGATCTACGACCGCATCGGGTTCGCCGCGGTCGGCCGCTACAGCGAGTTCGAGAGCCTACGCCGTGGCGGCATCCGGCACGTCGATCTCCAGGGGTACATGTACGACCGGAGGGACGTGAGCGCGCGGGCGCTGGCCAACGTGTACGCCCAAACCTTGAGCACGATCTTCACGGAGCAGCTGAAGCCGTTCGAGGTGGAGATCTGTGTGGCCCAGGTCGGCGCGAACTCGGAGGAGGATGAGCTGTACCGCCTGACCTACGACGGTTCGATCGTGATGGACGAGCCGAAGTACGTGGTCATGGGCGGGCAGACCGACGCCATCAACGCCAAGCTCAAGGACACCTTCTCCGACGGCATGGAACTCAACGCCGCGCTGGCTGTCGCGGTGGAGGCGCTGCGAGCTCCGGCGGGCTCGTCGGCGTCGGGTGGTTCCGGGGGCGGCGGCGACCTCGAACCGGGCAAGCTGGAGGTCGCGGTGCTCGACCGCGAACGCCCCGGGCGGAAGTTCCGCCGCATCACCGGCACCGCGCTGGAGGCTCTGATGCCGGGCTCGGGCCAGGACGGCGACTCCGCGTCCGGTGCGGCGGAAGCGTCCGAGCAACCCGGTCCGGCTGATTCGTCGCCCAGCGGCGACGCGACGAGCTGA